In Pseudomonas fluorescens, a genomic segment contains:
- a CDS encoding multidrug efflux RND transporter permease subunit, translated as MNGSRSPSAWCVDHPVATLLLTFALVLLGIIAFPRLAIAPLPEAEFPTIQVTAQLPGASPDTMASSVATPLEVQFSAIPGMTQMTSSSALGSSLLTLQFTLNKSIDTAAQEVQAAINTASGKLPSDMPSLPTWKKVNPADSPVLILSVSSDSMPSTELSDYVETLLARQISQIDGVGQINITGQQRPAIRVQASPDKLAAIGLTLADIRVAIQQSSLNLAKGAIYGKNSVSTLSANDQLFHPEDYAQLIVSYKDGAPVQLRDIAKVINGSENAYVQAWSGDTPGVNLVISRQPGANIVETVDRIQSELPRLQAMLPASVQVSVLSDRTKTIRASLHEVEVTLLIAILLVVAVMALFLRQLSATMIVSSVLGVSLIASFALMYLMGFSLNNLTLVAIVIAVGFVVDDAIVVVENIHRHLEAGLDKREAAIKGAGEIGFTVVSISFSLVAAFIPLLFMGGVVGRLFKEFALTATSTILISVVVSLTLAPTLAALFMRAPTHPAHDKPSFSERLLAGYARTLRRALAHQRTMGVIFVVTLALAVVGYVFIPKGFFPVQDTGFVLGTSEAAADVSYPDMVAKHKALAEIVKDDPAVEAFSHSVGVTGSNQTIANGRFWIALKDRGDRDVSASQFIDRIRPKLAKVPGIVLYLRAGQDINLSSGPSRAQYQYVLKSNDGPTLNTWTQRLTEKLRANPAFRDLSNDLQLGGSITHISIDRQAAARFGLTATDVDQALYDAFGQRQIKEFQTEINQYQVVLELDTQQRGKAESLNYFYLRSPLTNEMVPLAAVAKVDPPTVGPLSISHDGMFPAANLSFNLAPGVALGDAVIMLNQAKNEIGMPATIIGNFQGAAQAFQSSLASQPWLILAALVAVYIILGVLYESFVHPLTIISTLPSAGLGALIMLSLMGQDFSIMALIGLVLLIGIVKKNGILMIDFALEAQRVRGLAPEEAIYEACVTRFRPIIMTTLAALLGAVPLMLGAGPGAEMRQPLGIAVVGGLLVSQALTLFTTPVIYLYLEKFFHRPKPAAELATTH; from the coding sequence ATGAACGGCAGCCGTTCACCTTCGGCCTGGTGCGTCGATCACCCCGTCGCCACCCTGCTGCTGACGTTTGCCCTGGTGCTGCTCGGGATCATAGCCTTCCCGCGCCTGGCCATCGCGCCGTTGCCGGAAGCGGAATTCCCGACGATCCAAGTCACCGCGCAACTGCCCGGCGCCAGCCCGGACACCATGGCCTCGTCCGTGGCCACGCCCTTGGAGGTGCAATTCAGCGCCATCCCCGGCATGACCCAGATGACCTCCAGCAGTGCCCTGGGCTCCAGCCTCCTGACCCTGCAATTCACGCTCAACAAGAGCATCGACACCGCCGCCCAGGAAGTGCAGGCGGCGATCAATACCGCGTCCGGCAAACTGCCCAGCGATATGCCGAGCCTGCCGACCTGGAAAAAGGTCAACCCGGCCGACAGCCCGGTGCTGATCCTCAGCGTCAGCTCCGACAGCATGCCCAGCACCGAGCTGAGCGACTACGTGGAAACCCTGCTGGCGCGCCAGATCAGCCAGATCGACGGCGTCGGCCAGATCAACATCACCGGCCAACAACGTCCGGCAATTCGCGTGCAGGCCTCACCGGATAAACTGGCCGCGATTGGCCTGACCCTGGCCGACATCCGCGTGGCCATCCAGCAATCGAGCCTGAACCTGGCCAAAGGCGCGATCTACGGGAAAAACAGCGTGTCGACCCTGTCGGCCAACGACCAGTTGTTCCACCCCGAGGACTACGCCCAACTGATCGTGTCCTACAAGGACGGCGCGCCGGTACAACTGCGCGATATCGCCAAAGTCATCAACGGTTCGGAAAACGCCTACGTGCAGGCCTGGTCCGGCGACACGCCGGGGGTCAACCTGGTGATCTCGCGCCAGCCTGGCGCGAATATCGTCGAGACCGTCGACCGCATCCAATCGGAACTGCCGCGCCTGCAAGCCATGTTGCCGGCATCCGTGCAGGTCAGTGTATTGAGCGACCGCACCAAGACCATCCGTGCGTCCTTGCATGAGGTGGAAGTCACCCTGTTGATCGCCATCTTGCTGGTGGTGGCGGTGATGGCGCTGTTCCTGCGCCAGTTGTCCGCCACAATGATTGTGTCCAGCGTGCTCGGCGTGTCACTGATCGCCAGTTTTGCGCTGATGTACCTGATGGGCTTCAGCCTGAACAACCTGACCCTGGTGGCGATCGTGATCGCCGTGGGCTTTGTGGTGGACGATGCCATCGTGGTGGTGGAAAACATTCACCGCCACCTCGAAGCCGGGCTGGACAAGCGCGAAGCAGCGATCAAGGGCGCCGGCGAGATTGGCTTTACCGTGGTGTCCATCAGCTTCTCGCTGGTGGCGGCGTTTATCCCGCTGCTGTTCATGGGCGGCGTGGTCGGACGGTTGTTCAAGGAGTTCGCGCTGACGGCGACCTCGACCATCCTGATTTCGGTGGTGGTCTCGTTGACGCTGGCGCCTACCCTGGCGGCGCTGTTCATGCGCGCCCCAACCCATCCTGCCCACGACAAACCCAGCTTCAGTGAACGCCTGCTGGCCGGCTATGCACGCACCCTGCGCCGCGCCCTGGCCCATCAACGCACGATGGGCGTCATTTTCGTGGTGACCCTGGCCCTGGCCGTGGTCGGCTATGTGTTTATTCCCAAGGGCTTCTTTCCGGTGCAAGACACCGGCTTCGTGCTCGGCACCAGCGAAGCGGCAGCCGACGTGTCGTACCCGGACATGGTCGCCAAGCACAAGGCCCTGGCCGAGATCGTCAAGGACGACCCGGCGGTCGAGGCGTTTTCCCACTCGGTGGGGGTGACCGGCAGCAACCAGACCATTGCCAACGGGCGGTTCTGGATCGCCTTGAAAGACCGCGGTGATCGCGATGTGTCCGCCAGCCAGTTCATCGACCGCATCCGCCCGAAACTGGCCAAGGTGCCCGGCATCGTGCTGTACCTGCGCGCCGGCCAGGACATCAACCTCAGCTCCGGCCCGAGCCGCGCCCAATACCAGTACGTGCTCAAGAGCAACGACGGCCCGACGCTGAATACCTGGACCCAACGCCTCACCGAAAAACTGCGCGCCAACCCGGCGTTTCGCGACCTGTCCAACGACCTGCAACTGGGTGGCAGCATTACCCACATCAGCATCGACCGTCAGGCCGCCGCACGGTTCGGACTGACCGCCACCGATGTCGACCAGGCGCTGTACGACGCCTTCGGCCAACGTCAGATCAAAGAGTTCCAGACCGAGATCAACCAGTACCAGGTGGTGCTGGAGTTGGACACCCAGCAACGCGGCAAGGCCGAAAGCCTGAACTACTTCTACCTGCGCTCGCCGCTGACCAATGAGATGGTGCCGTTGGCGGCAGTGGCCAAGGTCGACCCGCCGACCGTAGGGCCCTTGTCCATAAGCCACGACGGCATGTTCCCGGCCGCCAACCTGTCGTTCAACCTCGCCCCCGGCGTGGCGCTGGGGGATGCGGTGATCATGCTCAACCAGGCCAAGAATGAAATCGGCATGCCGGCCACCATCATTGGTAACTTCCAGGGCGCGGCCCAGGCGTTCCAGAGTTCGCTGGCCAGCCAACCGTGGCTGATCCTGGCGGCACTGGTGGCGGTCTACATCATTCTCGGCGTGCTGTACGAGAGCTTCGTGCATCCGCTGACGATTATCTCGACCTTGCCGTCGGCGGGGTTGGGCGCACTGATCATGCTGTCGCTGATGGGCCAGGACTTTTCGATCATGGCCCTGATCGGCCTGGTACTGCTGATCGGGATCGTGAAGAAGAACGGCATCCTGATGATCGACTTCGCCCTGGAAGCCCAGCGCGTACGCGGGCTAGCGCCGGAGGAGGCGATCTATGAAGCCTGTGTCACACGGTTCCGGCCCATCATCATGACCACCCTCGCCGCCCTGCTCGGCGCCGTGCCGTTGATGCTCGGTGCCGGCCCTGGCGCGGAAATGCGCCAACCGCTGGGCATCGCGGTGGTCGGCGGGTTGCTGGTGAGCCAGGCGCTGACGTTGTTCACCACACCGGTCATATACTTGTACCTCGAAAAGTTTTTCCACCGGCCCAAACCAGCTGCCGAGCTGGCGACCACACACTGA
- a CDS encoding efflux RND transporter periplasmic adaptor subunit, which yields MQIQRKTALIVGVLVVLAIVAWALGRPAKTRLAAPTAIPVRVVKVVQQDVPRFVSGIGTVLSLHSVVIRPQVDGILTQLLVKEGQPVKAGDLLATIDDRSIRASLDQAKAQLGENQAQLQVALINLKRYKELSIDDGVSKQTYDQQQALVNQLKATAQGNQAAIDAAKVQLSYTQIRSPVSGRVGIRTVDEGNFLRTSDAQGLFSVTQIDPIAVEFSLPQQMLPTLQGLIAAPTQASVDAYLGADTDGQTGDLLGEGHLSLIDNQISSTTGTLRAKAEFNNPSQRLWPGQLVTIKIQTALDKNALVVPPTVVQRGLDSHFVYRVNGDKVEIVPVQVTYQNSDVNLITGVQAGDVLVSDGQSRLKAGAQVEVLKDPPQTIQTVDAKVQP from the coding sequence ATGCAAATTCAACGTAAAACTGCCCTGATCGTCGGTGTCCTGGTGGTGCTGGCCATTGTCGCCTGGGCCCTGGGCCGGCCGGCCAAGACCAGGCTGGCTGCGCCGACGGCGATCCCGGTGCGGGTGGTGAAGGTGGTGCAACAGGACGTCCCGCGCTTTGTCAGTGGGATCGGCACGGTATTGTCATTGCACAGTGTGGTGATCCGTCCCCAGGTCGACGGCATCCTCACCCAATTACTGGTCAAGGAAGGCCAACCGGTGAAGGCCGGTGATCTGCTCGCCACCATTGATGACCGCTCGATCCGTGCCAGCCTCGACCAGGCCAAGGCGCAGTTGGGGGAAAACCAGGCGCAACTGCAAGTGGCGCTGATCAACCTCAAGCGCTACAAGGAACTGAGCATCGACGACGGCGTGTCCAAGCAGACCTACGACCAGCAACAAGCCCTGGTCAACCAGCTCAAGGCCACCGCGCAGGGAAACCAGGCTGCAATTGACGCGGCGAAAGTTCAGCTTTCCTACACCCAGATCCGCTCGCCAGTCAGCGGTCGCGTGGGTATCCGCACGGTAGATGAAGGTAACTTCCTGCGCACAAGCGATGCCCAGGGCTTGTTCTCGGTCACTCAGATCGACCCGATCGCCGTCGAGTTTTCCCTGCCGCAACAGATGCTGCCCACCCTGCAAGGCCTGATCGCCGCGCCGACCCAGGCCAGCGTCGACGCCTACCTGGGCGCCGACACCGACGGCCAGACCGGCGACCTGCTCGGCGAAGGCCACTTGAGCCTGATCGACAACCAGATCAGCTCCACCACCGGCACCCTGCGGGCCAAGGCCGAGTTCAACAACCCCTCGCAACGCTTGTGGCCCGGGCAACTGGTGACCATCAAGATCCAGACCGCCCTCGACAAGAACGCGCTGGTGGTGCCGCCCACCGTGGTGCAACGCGGCCTGGACTCGCACTTCGTGTACCGGGTCAACGGCGACAAGGTCGAGATCGTGCCGGTGCAAGTGACCTACCAGAACAGCGACGTCAACCTCATCACGGGCGTGCAGGCCGGTGATGTGCTGGTCAGTGATGGCCAGTCGCGCCTCAAGGCCGGCGCCCAGGTGGAGGTGCTCAAAGACCCGCCACAAACGATCCAGACCGTCGACGCCAAGGTGCAGCCATGA
- a CDS encoding transporter substrate-binding domain-containing protein, whose protein sequence is MTLIHRCVAHTLWLLSVVFCTAAAGDPPRHEIRFAVAAQFPPFQSRNQQGQLVGLNIELGNALCLQLNVRCTWVDQVLVENFPALDAHQFDAIMGIAQTSKRRQWANFTEDLYPFTTRLVARKSSGLLPSVRSLKGKCVGVLVGSNREAFALAQWAPKGVIVKGFWRNDELVRSLVAGDIDATLQGTVEIREALLDSAEGQDFDFLGPAVSGELLGSGVAIAVRKPDTALRNELNGALEQLMHNGEYQRIIQPYRLDAPFPSP, encoded by the coding sequence GTGACCCTGATACACCGCTGTGTGGCGCATACCTTATGGCTGTTGAGTGTGGTGTTCTGCACGGCAGCGGCGGGTGACCCACCCCGTCATGAAATTCGCTTCGCCGTCGCCGCACAATTTCCCCCGTTCCAAAGCCGCAATCAGCAAGGCCAACTGGTCGGGCTGAATATCGAACTGGGCAACGCTTTATGCCTGCAACTGAATGTGCGCTGTACCTGGGTCGACCAGGTGCTTGTGGAGAACTTTCCGGCCCTGGATGCCCACCAATTCGATGCGATCATGGGCATAGCCCAGACGTCGAAGCGGCGGCAATGGGCGAACTTCACCGAAGACCTCTATCCGTTCACCACACGCCTGGTGGCCCGAAAATCATCGGGCCTGCTGCCCAGCGTGCGGTCCTTGAAAGGCAAGTGTGTCGGCGTATTGGTGGGGAGCAACCGCGAAGCCTTTGCCCTGGCGCAGTGGGCGCCGAAAGGCGTTATCGTCAAGGGCTTCTGGCGCAATGATGAGCTGGTACGCAGCCTGGTGGCAGGCGATATCGATGCCACGCTGCAAGGCACCGTGGAAATTCGCGAAGCCTTGCTCGACAGCGCCGAGGGCCAGGATTTCGATTTCCTCGGGCCCGCGGTTTCCGGGGAATTGCTGGGCAGCGGTGTGGCGATCGCCGTGCGCAAGCCTGACACCGCGTTGCGCAATGAGCTTAACGGCGCGTTGGAGCAACTGATGCACAACGGCGAATACCAGCGGATCATCCAGCCTTACCGCCTGGACGCCCCATTCCCCTCGCCGTGA
- a CDS encoding YkgJ family cysteine cluster protein has product MNTHFSCVGCGKCCTDHHVPLTLEEARQWAADGGNVIVLVEGFLGNGLGLPQPQREHAERRSVVVPSGTTEAFVAITFAAYNAGRCRNLDEDNLCRIYERRPLVCRIYPMEINPHIPLNPAAKDCPPESWEQGPALIVGGELMDLELAELIRRSRQADRDDVQTKEAVCALLGIRTTALKGDGFTAYLPDMGAFAQAIERAADQPSVANEWVFHVSGMDIAEQLLDAGAQIATEVPANYAFIPLRAA; this is encoded by the coding sequence ATGAACACTCATTTTTCCTGCGTCGGTTGCGGTAAATGCTGCACCGACCACCATGTCCCCCTGACCCTCGAAGAAGCCCGACAGTGGGCGGCTGACGGCGGTAATGTCATCGTTCTGGTGGAGGGTTTTCTCGGCAATGGCCTGGGCCTGCCCCAGCCACAACGTGAACACGCAGAACGCCGATCAGTGGTGGTACCCAGCGGCACTACCGAAGCGTTCGTGGCCATCACATTTGCCGCCTACAACGCTGGACGCTGCCGGAATCTTGACGAAGACAACCTGTGTCGCATCTATGAGCGCCGGCCACTGGTGTGCCGCATCTACCCGATGGAGATCAACCCGCATATCCCGCTGAACCCGGCTGCCAAGGATTGCCCGCCGGAATCCTGGGAACAGGGCCCGGCGCTGATCGTCGGCGGTGAGTTGATGGACCTGGAACTGGCGGAACTGATCCGCCGCTCGCGCCAGGCCGACCGTGACGATGTGCAGACCAAGGAGGCGGTGTGCGCCTTGCTGGGTATTCGGACCACGGCGCTCAAGGGCGATGGGTTTACCGCATACCTGCCGGACATGGGCGCGTTTGCCCAGGCGATCGAGCGGGCGGCGGACCAGCCGAGCGTGGCCAATGAGTGGGTGTTTCATGTGTCGGGGATGGACATCGCCGAACAGCTGCTCGACGCCGGGGCGCAGATTGCCACCGAGGTGCCGGCCAATTATGCGTTCATCCCGTTACGAGCGGCTTAG
- a CDS encoding GNAT family N-acetyltransferase, giving the protein MAEYFQLLRRDLTGSLPAPQWPAGTVLDHYRDDLAPAIHAVLRMTQAQGGGRVAQLETWRHQFITDAEFDPTLCLVASNGEGVLGVAQCWTSAFIKNLSVHPCAQGQGLGRALLLHAFQVFKQRGEPYVDLKVLERNLRARKLYESTGMVFVLRDVVVED; this is encoded by the coding sequence GTGGCCGAGTATTTCCAACTGCTGCGCCGCGACCTCACCGGCAGCCTGCCCGCGCCGCAATGGCCGGCCGGGACGGTGTTGGATCATTATCGCGACGACCTGGCTCCGGCCATTCATGCGGTATTGCGCATGACCCAGGCCCAGGGCGGTGGCCGCGTCGCCCAGCTGGAAACCTGGCGGCACCAATTCATTACCGATGCCGAATTCGACCCCACGCTCTGCCTGGTCGCCAGTAACGGCGAAGGCGTTCTCGGCGTGGCCCAATGCTGGACCAGCGCCTTCATCAAGAACCTTTCAGTTCACCCTTGCGCCCAGGGCCAAGGGCTGGGCCGGGCCCTGTTGCTGCATGCCTTCCAAGTGTTCAAGCAGCGCGGTGAACCCTATGTGGATCTCAAGGTACTGGAACGCAACCTGCGCGCGCGCAAGCTGTATGAAAGTACGGGCATGGTCTTCGTACTGCGGGATGTGGTCGTCGAGGACTGA